A stretch of Flexivirga aerilata DNA encodes these proteins:
- a CDS encoding 2-hydroxyacid dehydrogenase: protein MVVVSIAEQEWVEPLRDVAGVEVVHWDLKSDAPRDDIEVVVPPYMSNPKRLERLAGLPKLRAVQLVTAGYEHAVPYLPDGVQLANGRGIHDTSTAELAVGLAIAAERGIPEAVRAQEDGDWLRMAGRPSLADRHALVIGYGSIGRALAQRLLAFEVEVTAVASTPREGDDLVDRVHGIDELPTLLPQHDVVFLIVPLTETTRHLVDAQFLAAMPPNALLVNVARGGVVDTDALVEACAEGRVRAALDVTDPEPLPQDHPLWRTRGVLITPHVGGATTAFAPRALRFLRDELGGYAAGRPLRNTVR, encoded by the coding sequence ATGGTCGTGGTCAGCATCGCCGAGCAGGAGTGGGTCGAGCCGCTGCGTGACGTCGCCGGGGTGGAGGTCGTGCACTGGGACCTGAAGTCCGACGCGCCGCGCGACGACATCGAGGTGGTCGTCCCGCCATACATGAGCAACCCGAAGCGGCTGGAGCGGCTCGCCGGCCTGCCGAAGCTGCGGGCGGTGCAACTCGTCACCGCCGGTTACGAGCACGCAGTGCCCTACCTGCCGGACGGCGTCCAGCTAGCCAACGGTCGCGGCATCCACGACACCTCCACCGCCGAGCTCGCCGTCGGCCTGGCGATCGCCGCGGAGCGTGGCATCCCGGAGGCGGTGCGCGCCCAGGAGGACGGCGACTGGCTGCGTATGGCGGGCCGCCCGTCGCTCGCCGACCGGCACGCACTGGTGATCGGCTACGGCTCGATCGGCCGGGCGCTGGCGCAGCGCCTGCTCGCCTTCGAGGTGGAGGTGACCGCGGTGGCGTCCACGCCGCGGGAGGGCGACGACCTGGTCGACCGGGTGCACGGCATCGACGAGCTCCCGACGCTGCTGCCGCAGCACGACGTCGTCTTCCTGATCGTGCCGTTGACCGAGACCACCCGGCACCTGGTCGACGCGCAGTTTCTCGCCGCGATGCCGCCGAATGCGTTGCTGGTCAACGTCGCTCGCGGGGGAGTGGTCGACACCGACGCCTTGGTCGAGGCCTGCGCCGAGGGCCGGGTGCGTGCGGCGCTCGACGTGACCGACCCCGAGCCGTTGCCGCAGGACCACCCGCTCTGGCGCACCCGCGGCGTGCTGATCACCCCGCATGTCGGCGGTGCGACGACCGCGTTCGCGCCCCGTGCGCTGCGCTTCCTGCGCGACGAACTCGGCGGCTACGCGGCCGGCCGGCCACTGCGGAACACGGTGCGGTGA